CGAGCTTCGCCAAATGGCGCGAGACGGCGCCGGAGGATTTCATCTTCGCGGTAAAGGCGCATCGCGCCATCGTCTCGGCCCGCTGGCTCGCGGAAGCGGGCGAGAAGATCGAGCATTTCCTCGAGAGCGGGGTCATGGAGCTCGGCGACAAGCTCGGGCCCCTGCTCTGGCAATTGCCGCCGCACAAGGCTTTCGACGCCGAAGAGATCGGCGCCTTTCTGAAGCTGCTGCCGAAGCGCAAGAGCGGCCGGCCGCTGCGCCACGCGCTGGAGATTCGCCACGAGAGCTTTCTCGACGCGCAATTCGTCGCGCTGCTGCGCGAGGAGAATGTCGCCGCGGTCTTCGTCGACGGCGAGGACCATCCGGCGATCGCCGATGCGACGGCGGATTTCGTCTACGCCCGCCTGCGCCGCACGCGCGAAGATTGCGCGACCGGCTATGAGCCGGAGCCGCTGGCGCTCTGGGAGAAGCGGGTGCGGAGCTGGGAGAGCGGCGAGACGCCGGCCGACCTTCCTCTGCTGGCGGAGCCGGCCGCGCGGCGAGCGCGCGACGTCTTCGTCTTCATGATCGACGGCGCCAAGGTGCGGGCGCCGGCCGCGGCGATGGCGCTGATCGCGCGGCTCGGCCGCGGTTAGAAATGGACGACACGCGCCTCGATGTCGCGTTCGAGGCCGCTGCGAGCGACACGGATAAGCTTGAACTGGCCGGGAGCGCCGCGCAGCGCCGCCAGGACGGCCTCACGCGGCGCGCCGCGAATCGCCGTCCCGTCGATGGCGATAATCTCGTCTCCGACCGTCGCGTCCGGGACGCTCGCGAGGCCGCCCTTTCGTACAATTTTGCCTACGAAATAGCTCCCCGCCTCATAGACGAGAGTGAGGCCGACGACATCGAGTTCACGCGCGTCCGGCTCGGAGGCTTTTCGCCAATAGGACATGGCGCGGGGAAAGTCGAAGGTTACACGATAGTTTTTCATCACATTGGCGCCCAGCCACCCCGCGACCCTTTCTCCTGCATTTTCTTGCCATATGTCCCAAAAGGCTTCTCCGAAGATCATATCGGCGAAGGGTGACAACGACGGTCCCGACCCCATCATGCCGATGTCGTGCAACCGCAATGACCCGATCGTCATCTCGGGGATGCGTAGCACGAGTCCATCTTTCTCGAATGGAAGATCGAGCATGTTGTAATTCGCCGGCCCGACGGCGCCCTCCGCGCGCAGCCATTCCGGATGGCGCGCGGCCCAAGAGGACGCGAGCGCGCCACGCGTCCAGCTGTAGGGGCTGCCCGCGTCGATGACGAATGCATGCGTCGCGCCGTCGATCTGCGCGTCGACGAGCGCGAGGCCGGTGCGCCGGTCGACGCGGATCGGCACGGCCACTCCCTCCGCGGGGAGAGCGCCCGAGGCGGCGAAGACGAGCCGTCGAGCAGGATAGTCGAGCACGATCGCGCCTTTCGACAGCGCGCCCGACTGCAGGACCATATCCACGCGGCGGGCGGGGAAGAAAGGCCCGAATTGGCGTTCGCCCTCTGCGCGCTCCGGCTCGCTGCGCACCGCGGCGGCGGCGATCTCGAAGCGTCGGCCGCCGATGCGCAAGCGCAGCGGACGGCCGCCGGCGATCTCCATCTCATCATAAACGCCGCGCCTCAACACCGGCGGCGCTTGCCCCATATTGAGCAGAGCGAGACAGCGTCGCCATTGTCCATCGGGCGCCTCGGCTTCGATCTCAACGAGAATTTGATCGCCGTCGAGGAGCATCGGCGTGCTCGCCGTGGCGCCTTCCGCGGTGGCCTGTCCATCCATGTCGGCGACGCCTGCGATCATCGAGCAAGCGGAGAGCGCGCAAGCGAACGCCATCGCAATGAAACATCGAATCATGACTTTGCTCGTGCTTTGAAAAAAATCTCATCCTGTCTCGGCGACAGCGTCGCCGGCCTCCTCCGGCTCATATTCCATGAGATCGCCGGGCTGGCAGTCGAGCTCGCGGCAAATCGCGGAGAGTGTCGAGAAACGAACGCCATTCACCTTGCCGGATTTCAGCAGCGAGAGATTCGCCTCGGTGACGCCGATCGCTCGCGCGAGCGTCTTGGAGCGCATGCGGCGCTTGGCCAGCATCACATCGAGTCGCATGACGATCGGCATTCAGACGAATCCGTCCCGCTCGGCCTCGATCTCATGCGCGCACCGCATCACATCGGCGATGACGAAGACGAGCGCGCCGAGAACCGCCGCCTGAATTTCGAAGAGGTGAAACCACGTCGGATCGTTCGCGACGCCCGCGAGGAGCGCTATGCGGTTGGCGCAAAAGGGCGCCAGCGCATAGGCAACGAGCCCGAGACCCACATGCTTCAAGCAATGCGCATTTCGGGGAGCGAAGACGACGCCTCGCGCATAGAGGCCGAACAGCTGGCGCAAGCGCAGGAAAATATAGGCGACGGGAGCGACGAGCAGCAGCAGAGCTCCAGCGCCGACGAGCCGCTGCATCGGACAAAAAGCCGAAAGCGCGACGAGGCCCGCCGCCGTATTCGGCCTGCGTCCGAACCCGACGCCGCCGGGCCCGAAGGCGATATCCTCGCCCTGATAGAACAGGACGACGCCGACCAACACGATCGCGAACAGCAATGCGAGCGAAAGCAGCAGCGTGAACAGCGCCGATAAGAGAGCGCCGCTACGCCGAATACGTCCCCGCAAGGGCAGCTCGGGAGCGGGAACTTCCGGCGGAAGGAGCGGGACGACATTCGACATGCAGGCCAACCTAAAATTATCGATATACGATAATAAAACAAAATTTTGCGATAACCACAAGAGCAAACCCGCGCCATTCGTCAATCGAGGAGAGGAGGCAGGAGGGGAGCGATCCGATTCTCAGCGCGAAGAGGGTCGCGTCGGACTTGCGTAGCGAGCGCAGCGATGATTTCAGAGGCCTCGCGTCGCTCGAGCAGGAGCTCGGCTGGTGCATCCTTCGAGGCCAATCCGCACGCGCCATCCCGCTTCTCCGCCGCCTGCGCCGGCGAGAAGCTGCGCCGGCGCAGGCGCGCGAGCGCCAAGACGGCGCCGTATCGGGTGCTGCGCCGCAAGGCGCGCTGAGCGGGCGAGGCAATTCGGCCTTCACCGAGTAAACGAAGCATCGAGATAAATTTCCGACCTTCTCGAATCGGAAATTGATGTGGCCGAGCCGGGCGGCGGCGGCCGGAGCGTCGAGCAAGCGGCCGTCCAATGACGATCGAGATCAACTCGAACGACGTGCGCATGTCCGGGAGAGCAGCGAGACCGACGCCGCTAGATAGTGATTGCTCGGGCGTCGGAAGCAGCCTTCAGAAATCACGTCACGGGACGAGAGCCAGGGACACGTCGTCGAGGCCATTTTGAGTATCATAACCGGGATCCGCGTTGATGAAACTGATCGTCGTCGAACTCGCGGTCGCCGTGAACGTCGCCGTGAACCCCTGCCATTTTTGCGTGTTCGATCCACTCCCGCCGATAGCCAGCACAGATGTCAGAAGCTGACCATTGGCAAACACGTTCACTGTGCTGCTCGTCCCGAATATTCCATTCGGATTGTAGATATTTCCCACCCAGAAGGCGAGCCGGTATTGCGAGCCCACCGTCGTCGCTACCGTTTGCCTGACGCCGGTCGGTGTATTGGACGTTCCGGTAAGATCGAGCCATTGATGGCCGCCATGCGCGGGGAAGACGAAGCTATTCTGGGTGAACGTTGTGCTCGTGAGCGCAACATTGCCGCTGTCGCCAGTCACTGTCCAACCGTAAAAAGCCTGACCGACGCTGAACAGGGAATAGGTCCCTGCTGCGACGACCGGAGCTTCGAATCCGCCGTTCACGATCAAGTTGGCCGCTTGCGCCGACGTCGCCGCACCGCCGATGAACGCCCCGACAAAAACCACTCGAGCTATTCGCATTTACCGCTCCATAGAATAAGCGTTGCCGGAAATGCCAGAGTGGCTCCGGAAACCAATTTTAACTATAATCGTTATATAATAATGTGTCACTTTCATTCGTTCGCAGGCCGCGCGAGGCCATTGGGCTTTTTCACCGCTTCGAGGTCCGGACCTTCTGAAACGCGCTGGAGGGAGAGGAGAGACGAACGGGGGACGCCGCCCCATCGTTCACAGCTCACCATTCAGACAAGAGAACCGCTTTTTACGACAATCGAGTGAAATCGATAAAAGCAAAAGTCCTGGCTGCGCGACGCTTGCGCCGGGTGCATCGAAAACGTCCCGAGATGGCGATCAGCGCCCCGCAGCATTCGACGCGGCTGTCCGGCGCGCTATATTTGAGCGTCTCGGCGAAGGAGCGGCCATCATGGCGGAGCATTGGTTCATTTCTGGCGCGAATCGGGGCATTGGCCATGGGCTCGCGACGCTGGTGGCGGAGCGCGGCGACGACGTAACCGCCTCTGTGCGAAGCGAGAAAGCGCGCGAGGCGCTTCAGCGCGACGTGGCTCGCCATCGCGCCCGCTTCGCGATCGTGAGCTTTGACACCCGCGACGAGGACGCCATCCGCGCCGCGGCGAAAACCGTCGAGGAGCCGATCGACGTGCTCGTCTGCAACGCCGGCGCCTATGGGCCGCAGAGCCAGTCGACGCTCGACATGGATTTTCGTGGCGCGCTCGATCTCTTCGACGTCAACACGCTCGGTCCACTGCGCGTCGTCCAGGCCTTGCTTCCCCATCTGCGGCGCGCGGAAAAGCCGCGCATCGTGCTGATCTCCAGCGGCCTCGGCTCCACGAAGACGGCGGGCTCCACCAATATCGCCTATCGCGCCGCCAAAGCGGCGCTGAACAAGATCGCGCAGGGACTGGCGCATGATCTCGAGCGGGACGGGATCATCGTCGTCGCGCTCAATCCGGGCTGGGTGCGCACCGATATGGGCGGCAGGAACGCCGAACTCTCGGTCGAAGAGAGCGCGAGCGGGATCGTCGCGACCATCGACGCGCTGACGCCGGGCGACAGCGGGCGCTTCGTCGATTATCGCGGCGAGGACACGCCCTGGTGAGGCGCTCCGGCAGTCTTTCGTTGCGGAAAGCGCTCTAGAGCGCTTTCCGATCGAACGGAATCGTTCGATCGATCAGAATTCGCTCAAACGAAACAATGCTAGGGCGTTAACCGATCCAATCGGATCGGTTAACGCCCTAGCGCAGCGGCGCCAGCGTATCGGTCATCTGGCCGCCGAGCTGCTCCAGCCGATCGCTCAGATTGTCGCGCGCGCGGGGATCGACGACCGCGAAAGGCGCGGTGACCGCGGCGCCCGCCGCCGTGCCCACCGCCGAGACGGCGCCGGTCGCCATCTGCCCGACGCTCTCGCCGACGCCCGCCTTCCCATCGGCGAGCTGCTGGCCGGCGGCGAGGCGGCGGCCGATGGCGCGCACCACCTCCGGCGATTGCGCGAATGTGCCATGGCCGAGCGGATCGCTCGACGCCACATCGGCGAGATCGACGACGAAGATGCGGCGCTCGGCGAGCAGCGAGCGATAGGGCTCGACATCCGGGTCGATGCCGCCGAGCCGGACCTTGTCGCCCCAGACATGGCGCGAGGCGGCGAGCGCCTCGTCATTGCGCGAGACGAACAGCGAGAACAGCGCGCGGCGCTCGCCGATCTCGGCGATCTGCCGCGTGAACACGTCGAAATCGACGTCCGGCGCGGCCAGCATCACATTCTTGATCTTGCCCGGAAGGCCCTTGTCGCGGATCGCCATCTGCCGCAACGCTTCGAGCGTGACCCAATTGCCCATCGAATGCGCCAGGATGGAGATCTCGCCGACCGCAGGATCGCGGGCGAGGCCGCGCAGCACCGCCTCCAGCGCGTCGCGCGAATAGCTGGCGCTCTCACGATCATAGCCGTAATCGACGAGGCGTCCGCGCGAGGGCCAGGTGAACAGCACCGGCAGCGCCTTCGTCCCCGAATCATGGACGATCTGCGCGAAGCGATAGACCGCCTCGGCGAACAGCGTGTTGAAGCCATGGACGAAGACCAGCGCCTGCCGCTTGGGCGCGCTGGCGATGCGGCGGTCGAAAGCGCGCATCGCCTCCTCGCGCGTCAGCGGCGCGGCGCGCAGCGTGACGAAGTCGCGATAGGGATCGGCGGGCAGAGCCTCGGGCCATTGCACCTCGCCGATCCGGCGCGCCGCATCGGGCGGAATAGAGACGGCGACATCGGCGAAGGCGAGCCCCGCGCCGCGCTCGCCGGTGAAGAGATCCCCGGGCGCCGCGCCCTGCGCGCTGCGCGTCGTCGCGACGAGCATCTCGACCCGGCTGACGCCCGGCGCCTGCGGCTGCGCGATCAGCACGCCATGCGGACGGTCGGCGCAGGCGGCGAGCGCCACGAAGGCGGCGAAAAGCGGCAAAATATGGCGACAGCGCAAATCCGTCCCCGATCGGCGAAGCTTTCGACGCTGTTGATAGACCGGCGCCGCCCGCGAGTCGATCCACGTCGCGGGCGTCGCACAATTTAATGGCGCCGTTTGCGGACAATTGAGGCGCGGAGGCGCCCGATCCTAAACACATCCGTAACCCCGACGGCCGAAATTCATGTCGATTTTCCGACAATCGCTGGAGCCTCAAACGAATGGCGCAGAGCTTTCGCGCGAAGCTTCCTTCGCCCATGCCGACGACCGCCGCTCTTCTCGCGACGTCGACGCCGATTCTCGTCGGCGTGACGACGGGAAGCCCCGCGCTCGCTTGCGCATCCGCGCTCGTCGCCGCGCTGGCCGCCGCCGCCTACATCGAGCGCCGGCTGTCGCCGCATATGGAGGCGATGGAGAGGATCGCGGGCGGCGACCGCTACGCCGCTCTGCCCGGCGCGAGCGACCGCCTCTCCGCGCGCCTGCGCGACGTCGCCGAGCGGATGCGCGACGCGCTGGTTTCGGCCGACGCTGTGGCGGTCGCGCAGCGCAGCCGCGAGGCGGAGCTCGAGATCCGCAACGCCGGACAAGCTTTCTTCGCGGGCCGCTTCCGCGAAAGGGCGGAAGCGGCCGTGTCGGCCTTCGACGCCGCCAGCGCGGCGATCCGGGCGAGCGCGGACGATCTGCATGCCTGCAACGCGGAGGCGCGACGGCGGGCGGCGGCGGCGAGCGCGGCGGCGCGGGCCGCGGCCAGCGACATGGACAGCCTCGCCGGGGCGGCGCGCGCGGCGATCGACCTCCTCGCCGGATCGGCGCGGCAGGTCGCCGAGGCGCGCGGCGCCGCCGATCGCACCGCGCGGGAGCTGGCGCGCGCCGACCGCACCGTGCGCAGCCTCGCCGAGGCGGCGGGACATATCGGCGAGGTGAGCCGGCTCATTCAGGCGATCGCTGCGCAAACCTCGATGCTGGCGCTGAACGCGACCATTGAGGCGGCGCGCGCCGGCGAATCGGGACGCGGCTTCGCGGTCGTCGCCGGCGAGGTGAAGACGCTCTCCAATCAGGCCGCCGCCGCCGCATCCGACATCGAGGCGCAGATCAGCGCCATCCGCCGCGTGGTGGAGGAGACGGTCGGGGCGATCGCCGCGGTTTCTTCGAGCGTCGAGGACATGGCGCGGCTCGATCTCGGCCTCGCCGACACGCTCGATCGCGAGGCCGGCGAGCTCGACCGCATCGGCGCCCGCGCCGCGCTGGTCGCGCATGAGGTGAGCGCGGCGCTCCCCGATATGAGCGGCGTCGTCGCCGAGGTCGATTCGGCCGGGCGCGCAACGCTGACAATGGCGGAGAGCCTGCTCGACCGCTCGACCGTGCTCGCCGAGGCGGTCGGCCGCTTCTTCCGCGACATGAACGGCGGGGCGATCCGCGTCGGCGTCCTGCATTCCCTCTCCGGCACCATGACGAGCAGCGAGCGGCCGCTGCAGGAGCTGCTGGTGATGCTGATCGAGCAGCGCAACGCCAATGGCGGTCTGCTCGGCCGGCCCATCGAGGCGGTGATCATGGACCCGCGCTCGGTTCCGAGCCTCTACGCCGAGCAGGCGCGCGCGCTGCTCGAGGACCGCAAGGTCGACGCCATCTTCGGCTGCTGGACCTCGGCCTCGCGCAAGGAGACGCTGCCCGTGCTGGAGCGGCTCGGCGGCCTCTTGTTCTATCCGAGCCAATATGAGGGCGAGGAGCGCTCGCCCAATATCGTCTACGCCGGCGGCACGCCGAGCCAGACGGCGATTCCGGCGATCGACTTCCTGCGCACGCGCGGCGCAAGGCGGTTCGTCCTCGTCGGCGGCGACGACGTCTATCCGCGCGTCACCCATGCGATCTTGCGCGCCTACCTGTCGGCGCGCGGAATCGGCGGCGGCGACGTGCTCGAGCGCTATGCGCCACGCGGCCGCGAGGATTGGGACGCCATCGGCGAGGAAATTCGCGGCTTCTGCGCTCGTCCCGGCGCGGCGATCGTCTCGACCGTGAGCGGCGACGCCAATCTGCGCTTCTTCTCCGAGCTGGCGCGGCGCGGACGCGGACGCGCCACGACGCCGATCTTGTCGCTGTCGATCGGCGAGGCCGAGCTGCCGGCGCTCGCCCATTGCGGCGTCGACGGCGTTCATGTCGCCTGGAACTATCTCCATGCGATCGACGGCGAGGCCAACCGCCGCTTCATCGACGATTGGCGGCGCTTCAAAAGCGCGCCGGACGCCATGACCAATGACGCGATGGAGGCGACCTGGCTCGGCTTCAACCTGTGGAGCGCCGCCGTCGCCGCCGCCGGCTCATCGCAAGCGGAGAAGGTGCGCGCCACGCTCGGCGGATTGAGGCTCGAGGCGCCGAGCGGCTTCACCGTGCGCGTGGACGAGGAGACGCATCATCTCTTCAAGCCGGCTTTCGTCGGCCGCATCGATCAGGGGCGCATTCTGCCGGTCTGGACCAGCGCCGGGCTCATCGCGCCCGAGCCCTGGAGCCCCTGGCTGGCGCAGCGCGGAAACGCTCCTGGCGCGCGCCGAGCCGTCGCGTCCTGAACCCGACGCGGCTGAAAGCGCCAGGGCTCCGAATTCGGATCACGAGCAACGCTATTTCAGCGTCTTGGCCGCGCTTGTCGCCGCCATCCACGCCGTGACGACTTGCAAGGGCTGACCGGGAATCGAAGCCTCGCCCGCAGCACGATATTTACATATTGAATTGGTATACTATGCTGCGTGAGCGTTGACCCATCGCAGGTGCGACTGGAAAACTGCGCAGCGCCCCCACGCGGGCCGGAGAGTAATTACATGCAAAGAGTAGGGTTTATGCTGATTGCAGCGCTGACCGCGACGATCGCCGGCGCGGTCGCCGAACCCGGAGCCGCGCCGGACAGGGCCTTCATCTACACGGCCCCGGAGGACATCGCCTTCAAGAGCCCGTTCGGCGTCGGGCCCGACCAGGCGGTGCTCTACGGCGATCCGTCGAAGCCGGGCACATATGTGGTGCGCGTGCGCTTTCCGCCCGGCGCGCATTCCAATCCGCATTTCCATTCCAAGGATCGCCACGCGACCGTGCTGAAGGGCGTGTGGTGGAACGGCGTCGGCGAGACTCTGGACTTCGCCAAGGCGAAGCCGCTGAAAGCCGGCTCCTATGTGCTGCACCCGGCCGGCGGCGCGCATTGGGATGGCGCCGGCGACGAGGAGACGATCGTGCAGATCATCGGCGAAGGGCCGGTGGAAACGACACGGCTCGACGCTCCGGGCGCGCCGGCCGGCTATTGGCCGAAGCCGAAATGAAATCGCATCGTCGGACGTGCGCCGCGGCAGGGCGAGCCTTCTCGCCGAAGGCTCGCCCTGCCGCGCGCCGGGACGTCCCCGCTCGCGTCGCCTCAGGGAGTTGCGGCGGTCTTGAGCTTCGACAGCGGGCGAATCTTCACGCGCACGCTCGCAGGCTTGGCCGCGGCCTTCACCATCTCGCCCGTCGCCGGATTGCGCACCAGCGTGCCGGCCTTGCGGGCGGGGACCTTGCGAAGCGACACTTTCAGCAGGCCGGGAAGCGTGAACTCGCCGACGCCACGCGGATGCACGGAGCCGAGGAACACTTCCTCGAGCGTGGCGTAGACCGCCGCCGCCGTCTTGCGCGGAAGCTCGTTCTGCTCGGCGAGATGATTGATCAGCGCCGATTTGGTGAGGCTCTCCTTGACCGGACGAACCGCGGACGCCTCGGTTTTTCTGGGTTTCTTGGCCGCCGTCGGCTTCTCGCTCTTCGCTGCCCTGGCCATCGCATGTCTCCCTGCTGCAACGGGCCGCGCATCGTCGCACGATGCGGCGCGCCATCAATGTTTGCTAACGTTTCAAACGCTGATTCGCAATCGGCCCGTTGCATTCATGCACAAGCGGCGCCGAAAATCACGCGTCGAACACGCCTTCCAGCGCATAATGCGTGACCGTCTTGCGGTTGGCGATCAGCTCGTCGATGCTCGGCTCGCCCTTCAGAGCGCGGGAAATCGCCAGCTTCGTCGCCTCGTAATTGGTGCGATAGAGATCGCGCTTGTCGAGATTCGGATCGGTGGCGCAGCGCGGATCGAGCCAGATCATGATGATCATCACCAGCTCGTTCACCTGATCTTTTGGAATGATTCCTTCCGCCACGGCGTCGACGATGGCGTCGCCGGTCGCCGCCTGCACCACGCCGCCGAGCAGCTCCACAAAATCATTGGAGCGCACCGTCATCTTGGTGGTCATCATCGTGGCGGGCCGGACCTGCTGATTGAGATCGCGGATGACGAACATGCGCGGATGTCCCGCCACCTGCCCCGCCATCGACGCGAAGGCCTGCCCCACCGGGCCTTTCACATGGCCGATCAGCACTTCCGGCATGGCGTCGGTATATTGCCCATCCGCCGCCAGAACCGTCGCCTCGCCCGTCGCCAGCCAAATCTCGCTCATCTCGCGCTCCTCCTCATCGTGGAGGCGGTCGAATAGCATCGGCGCGCAGGCGCCGAAAGAGGGCGGGCTCAGCCCTGTTTCGCCCATTCCTCGGCGCGGCGGCCAACCAGCGCGGCGAGCGCGATCCCTTCCCGCTCCAATGTCGCGACGAGGCCGCGCGCGACGTCGCCGACGAGCCCCGGCCCTGCATAGACGAGGCCGCTGTAGAGCTGCACGAGGCTCGCGCCGGCCTCGATCTTGGCGAGCGCCGTCTCCAGCGAATCGATTCCGCCGACGCCGATGATCGGAAACTGGTCCTCGACGCGGACGAAAGCCGCCGCGAGCATGCGCGTCGAGAGATCGAACAGAGGCGCGCCCGAAAGACCGCCGCTCTCCTTCGCCAAAGGCGACACCAAAGTCTGCGGCCGCGCCAAAGTCGTGTTGGAGACGACGAGACCGTCGACGCCGCGGTCGCGGGCGACGAGTACGATGTCGTCGAGCGCGGAGAGGGAGAGATCGGGGGCGATCTTCAGCAGCACGGGACGCCGCGGATGCGCCCGCTCGCGCGCCGCCAGCACGCTGGACAAGAGCTCGTCGAGCGCCGACTTCTCCTGCAGATCGCGGAGACCAGGGGTGTTGGGCGAGGAGACATTGACGCAAAAATAGCTCGCCACATCGGCGAAAGCCTCGATTCCGGCCACATAATCGCCGACGCGATCGGCCGTCTCCTTGTTGGCGCCGATGTTGACGCCGACGATTCCGCCGCGCCAGCGCCGCGCCGCGAGCCGCGCATGGGCGCGGGCGTGCCCCTCATTGTTAAAGCCATAGCGATTGACGACGGCGCGATCCTCGGCGAGGCGG
The sequence above is a segment of the Methylosinus trichosporium OB3b genome. Coding sequences within it:
- a CDS encoding DUF72 domain-containing protein is translated as MIRVGVGGWSFEPWRGVFYPEDLPHAQELAFASRQVTAIEINSTFYRTQSHASFAKWRETAPEDFIFAVKAHRAIVSARWLAEAGEKIEHFLESGVMELGDKLGPLLWQLPPHKAFDAEEIGAFLKLLPKRKSGRPLRHALEIRHESFLDAQFVALLREENVAAVFVDGEDHPAIADATADFVYARLRRTREDCATGYEPEPLALWEKRVRSWESGETPADLPLLAEPAARRARDVFVFMIDGAKVRAPAAAMALIARLGRG
- a CDS encoding helix-turn-helix domain-containing protein; amino-acid sequence: MPIVMRLDVMLAKRRMRSKTLARAIGVTEANLSLLKSGKVNGVRFSTLSAICRELDCQPGDLMEYEPEEAGDAVAETG
- a CDS encoding DUF2975 domain-containing protein — encoded protein: MSNVVPLLPPEVPAPELPLRGRIRRSGALLSALFTLLLSLALLFAIVLVGVVLFYQGEDIAFGPGGVGFGRRPNTAAGLVALSAFCPMQRLVGAGALLLLVAPVAYIFLRLRQLFGLYARGVVFAPRNAHCLKHVGLGLVAYALAPFCANRIALLAGVANDPTWFHLFEIQAAVLGALVFVIADVMRCAHEIEAERDGFV
- a CDS encoding DUF642 domain-containing protein, whose protein sequence is MRIARVVFVGAFIGGAATSAQAANLIVNGGFEAPVVAAGTYSLFSVGQAFYGWTVTGDSGNVALTSTTFTQNSFVFPAHGGHQWLDLTGTSNTPTGVRQTVATTVGSQYRLAFWVGNIYNPNGIFGTSSTVNVFANGQLLTSVLAIGGSGSNTQKWQGFTATFTATASSTTISFINADPGYDTQNGLDDVSLALVP
- a CDS encoding SDR family oxidoreductase; its protein translation is MAEHWFISGANRGIGHGLATLVAERGDDVTASVRSEKAREALQRDVARHRARFAIVSFDTRDEDAIRAAAKTVEEPIDVLVCNAGAYGPQSQSTLDMDFRGALDLFDVNTLGPLRVVQALLPHLRRAEKPRIVLISSGLGSTKTAGSTNIAYRAAKAALNKIAQGLAHDLERDGIIVVALNPGWVRTDMGGRNAELSVEESASGIVATIDALTPGDSGRFVDYRGEDTPW
- a CDS encoding alpha/beta hydrolase, with the translated sequence MRCRHILPLFAAFVALAACADRPHGVLIAQPQAPGVSRVEMLVATTRSAQGAAPGDLFTGERGAGLAFADVAVSIPPDAARRIGEVQWPEALPADPYRDFVTLRAAPLTREEAMRAFDRRIASAPKRQALVFVHGFNTLFAEAVYRFAQIVHDSGTKALPVLFTWPSRGRLVDYGYDRESASYSRDALEAVLRGLARDPAVGEISILAHSMGNWVTLEALRQMAIRDKGLPGKIKNVMLAAPDVDFDVFTRQIAEIGERRALFSLFVSRNDEALAASRHVWGDKVRLGGIDPDVEPYRSLLAERRIFVVDLADVASSDPLGHGTFAQSPEVVRAIGRRLAAGQQLADGKAGVGESVGQMATGAVSAVGTAAGAAVTAPFAVVDPRARDNLSDRLEQLGGQMTDTLAPLR
- a CDS encoding transporter substrate-binding protein; this translates as MAQSFRAKLPSPMPTTAALLATSTPILVGVTTGSPALACASALVAALAAAAYIERRLSPHMEAMERIAGGDRYAALPGASDRLSARLRDVAERMRDALVSADAVAVAQRSREAELEIRNAGQAFFAGRFRERAEAAVSAFDAASAAIRASADDLHACNAEARRRAAAASAAARAAASDMDSLAGAARAAIDLLAGSARQVAEARGAADRTARELARADRTVRSLAEAAGHIGEVSRLIQAIAAQTSMLALNATIEAARAGESGRGFAVVAGEVKTLSNQAAAAASDIEAQISAIRRVVEETVGAIAAVSSSVEDMARLDLGLADTLDREAGELDRIGARAALVAHEVSAALPDMSGVVAEVDSAGRATLTMAESLLDRSTVLAEAVGRFFRDMNGGAIRVGVLHSLSGTMTSSERPLQELLVMLIEQRNANGGLLGRPIEAVIMDPRSVPSLYAEQARALLEDRKVDAIFGCWTSASRKETLPVLERLGGLLFYPSQYEGEERSPNIVYAGGTPSQTAIPAIDFLRTRGARRFVLVGGDDVYPRVTHAILRAYLSARGIGGGDVLERYAPRGREDWDAIGEEIRGFCARPGAAIVSTVSGDANLRFFSELARRGRGRATTPILSLSIGEAELPALAHCGVDGVHVAWNYLHAIDGEANRRFIDDWRRFKSAPDAMTNDAMEATWLGFNLWSAAVAAAGSSQAEKVRATLGGLRLEAPSGFTVRVDEETHHLFKPAFVGRIDQGRILPVWTSAGLIAPEPWSPWLAQRGNAPGARRAVAS
- a CDS encoding cupin domain-containing protein, with amino-acid sequence MLIAALTATIAGAVAEPGAAPDRAFIYTAPEDIAFKSPFGVGPDQAVLYGDPSKPGTYVVRVRFPPGAHSNPHFHSKDRHATVLKGVWWNGVGETLDFAKAKPLKAGSYVLHPAGGAHWDGAGDEETIVQIIGEGPVETTRLDAPGAPAGYWPKPK
- a CDS encoding HU family DNA-binding protein yields the protein MARAAKSEKPTAAKKPRKTEASAVRPVKESLTKSALINHLAEQNELPRKTAAAVYATLEEVFLGSVHPRGVGEFTLPGLLKVSLRKVPARKAGTLVRNPATGEMVKAAAKPASVRVKIRPLSKLKTAATP
- the fae gene encoding formaldehyde-activating enzyme, whose protein sequence is MSEIWLATGEATVLAADGQYTDAMPEVLIGHVKGPVGQAFASMAGQVAGHPRMFVIRDLNQQVRPATMMTTKMTVRSNDFVELLGGVVQAATGDAIVDAVAEGIIPKDQVNELVMIIMIWLDPRCATDPNLDKRDLYRTNYEATKLAISRALKGEPSIDELIANRKTVTHYALEGVFDA
- a CDS encoding quinone-dependent dihydroorotate dehydrogenase, with the translated sequence MMSALGGIASSLLRRFDAEDAHKLAISALKLLPSRAPPRADPRLAVHAFGLDFPNPIGLGAGFDKNAEVPDAMLGLGFGFVEVGTLTPRPQPGNARPRVFRLAEDRAVVNRYGFNNEGHARAHARLAARRWRGGIVGVNIGANKETADRVGDYVAGIEAFADVASYFCVNVSSPNTPGLRDLQEKSALDELLSSVLAARERAHPRRPVLLKIAPDLSLSALDDIVLVARDRGVDGLVVSNTTLARPQTLVSPLAKESGGLSGAPLFDLSTRMLAAAFVRVEDQFPIIGVGGIDSLETALAKIEAGASLVQLYSGLVYAGPGLVGDVARGLVATLEREGIALAALVGRRAEEWAKQG